One genomic window of Desmospora activa DSM 45169 includes the following:
- a CDS encoding glutamate synthase subunit beta, which produces MGKTTGFMEYDRKTAEERDPRTRIGDWNEYQLPMAEAELRKQGARCMDCGTPFCHTGILIDGKDSGCPLYNLIPEWNDLVYRGRWKEALERLLHTNNFPEFTGRVCPAPCEGACTVAINDPAVAIKSIEREIIDRGFAEGWIVPEPPQTRTGKRVAIIGSGPAGLAAADQLNRAGHTVSVYERDDRIGGLLMYGIPNMKLEKSLVDRRVNLLREEGIAFVTNTEIGNDITMEQLQNDYDAVIVCTGAQKHRELPIEGRKLDGIHLAMPYLTQSTKALLDANYEANINATGKDVIVIGGGDTGADCVATALRQRCNSVVQFGRHPRQPDERSEDNPWPEYPFVFTLDYAYEEATAQFGRDPRQYSIITKRIVGDENGHVKELHTVEAEKIPAENGGYTFRDIPGSEKVWPTQLVLLAIGFEGAEDSILVGSDLEHKRRKVKAEYGQYTTNLEGVFAAGDVRRGQSLIVWAIHEGREAARECDRYLMGTTRLP; this is translated from the coding sequence ATGGGGAAAACGACGGGATTTATGGAATATGACCGAAAAACGGCAGAGGAGCGGGACCCGCGGACGCGGATCGGGGATTGGAATGAGTACCAATTGCCGATGGCGGAAGCAGAACTGAGAAAACAAGGGGCACGCTGTATGGATTGTGGCACTCCCTTCTGCCACACGGGAATTCTGATCGATGGAAAAGATTCCGGTTGTCCGCTGTACAATCTGATTCCGGAATGGAATGATCTTGTTTACCGGGGGCGCTGGAAGGAAGCGTTGGAGCGATTGTTACACACCAACAACTTCCCTGAATTTACCGGGCGTGTCTGCCCGGCTCCCTGTGAGGGGGCTTGTACGGTTGCCATCAATGATCCCGCAGTAGCCATTAAAAGTATCGAGCGGGAGATTATTGACCGGGGCTTTGCCGAGGGTTGGATTGTTCCAGAACCGCCGCAGACCCGTACGGGAAAACGGGTCGCCATCATCGGTTCAGGCCCTGCAGGCTTGGCGGCGGCAGACCAATTAAACCGTGCTGGCCATACTGTATCAGTCTATGAACGGGATGATCGTATCGGCGGCCTGCTGATGTATGGCATTCCCAATATGAAGCTGGAAAAAAGCTTGGTCGATCGCCGTGTCAATCTCTTGCGGGAAGAGGGCATCGCTTTTGTCACCAATACGGAAATCGGCAACGATATTACGATGGAGCAATTGCAGAACGATTACGATGCGGTCATCGTATGTACGGGTGCACAAAAACACCGGGAATTGCCGATTGAAGGACGGAAGCTAGATGGAATTCATCTGGCAATGCCGTATCTAACCCAATCGACGAAGGCGTTGTTGGATGCCAACTATGAGGCTAATATTAACGCCACAGGTAAGGATGTCATCGTCATCGGCGGTGGAGATACCGGTGCGGACTGTGTTGCTACCGCTCTGCGGCAGCGTTGCAACAGTGTCGTCCAATTCGGCCGCCATCCCCGTCAGCCGGATGAGCGAAGCGAAGACAATCCCTGGCCGGAGTATCCCTTTGTCTTTACGCTGGATTACGCCTATGAAGAAGCAACGGCGCAATTTGGACGCGATCCGCGCCAGTATTCTATTATCACCAAGCGGATTGTCGGAGACGAAAACGGCCATGTCAAGGAACTGCATACCGTGGAAGCGGAAAAGATTCCCGCTGAAAACGGAGGATACACCTTCCGCGATATTCCTGGATCGGAAAAAGTGTGGCCCACCCAACTCGTTTTGCTCGCCATCGGATTTGAGGGAGCGGAAGATTCGATCTTGGTCGGATCCGATCTTGAGCATAAAAGACGGAAAGTGAAAGCGGAATACGGCCAATACACCACCAACCTGGAGGGTGTGTTTGCCGCCGGTGATGTTCGTCGCGGTCAAAGCTTGATCGTATGGGCGATCCATGAAGGACGAGAAGCCGCTCGCGAATGTGACCGCTATCTGATGGGAACTACTCGCTTGCCATAA